Proteins from one Flavobacterium branchiarum genomic window:
- a CDS encoding chloride channel protein, with product MNKTAKIKKNHQFIKFQKLVIVSVLIGFLSAFLGISLKKITEYYEEIFFHQATINPIYYVVFPVFGLSIIYFLRQYLFKKKENKGIKEVFESTQSKSKNLPIYKIPSHFINGLLTVIFGGSTGIEVSTVVATATIGSVAHQKENIFRQYKTELICAGVAAGVTALFSSPIAGILFAIEVISRKVTRAFIISNLIAVSIAFGLITILNEGPLFAITITTWHLKAIPYFILLGILAGINSVYLTRCVLFFKGQFSKIETHYYKIILGSIVLSVSLFVFPQLYGEGYHAIKEIFSNSAVPLTLTLAISFIGILILKPIVTSITLASGGDGGVFAPSLFIGAFLGLLLASVLNTFFNAQVIPLNFMVIGMAAVLSASIHAPFTAIFLVCGLTNDYTLFLPILVVCLISKYTAKMIYPHTVYTFLPSIAK from the coding sequence TTTAATTGGTTTTCTCTCGGCATTTTTAGGGATTTCTCTCAAGAAAATAACAGAGTATTACGAAGAAATATTCTTTCACCAAGCCACAATTAATCCAATTTATTATGTTGTTTTTCCAGTTTTTGGACTTTCAATAATTTATTTTTTACGTCAATATCTATTCAAGAAAAAAGAAAATAAAGGAATCAAAGAAGTTTTCGAAAGCACACAATCAAAATCTAAAAATTTACCGATTTACAAAATACCATCACATTTCATTAATGGTTTGTTGACAGTTATTTTTGGAGGATCAACAGGAATTGAAGTTTCTACAGTTGTGGCAACGGCAACAATTGGTTCGGTGGCACATCAAAAAGAAAATATTTTTCGCCAGTATAAAACCGAATTAATCTGTGCGGGAGTTGCAGCAGGAGTTACAGCATTATTTAGTAGCCCAATTGCAGGGATTTTATTTGCAATCGAAGTAATTTCGAGAAAAGTTACACGAGCATTTATAATTTCGAATTTAATTGCAGTTTCTATAGCCTTTGGATTAATTACAATTTTAAATGAGGGTCCTTTATTTGCTATTACAATTACAACTTGGCATTTAAAAGCCATTCCGTATTTTATTCTTTTAGGTATTTTGGCAGGAATCAACTCTGTATATCTAACTCGTTGTGTCTTATTCTTTAAAGGACAGTTTTCGAAGATAGAAACACATTATTATAAAATCATTTTAGGTTCCATTGTATTGAGTGTTTCATTGTTTGTGTTTCCTCAACTTTATGGAGAAGGATATCATGCAATAAAAGAAATTTTTAGTAATTCGGCTGTTCCGTTAACGCTTACCCTAGCGATTAGTTTTATTGGTATTTTAATCTTAAAACCTATAGTTACTTCTATAACCTTAGCTTCGGGTGGTGATGGAGGTGTTTTTGCACCGAGTCTTTTTATAGGAGCTTTTTTGGGATTGTTGCTTGCATCAGTATTAAATACTTTTTTTAACGCACAGGTCATCCCGTTGAATTTTATGGTAATCGGAATGGCAGCTGTTTTAAGTGCTAGTATTCATGCTCCATTTACAGCGATTTTTTTAGTTTGTGGACTAACAAATGATTACACTTTATTTTTGCCAATATTAGTTGTTTGCTTGATTTCTAAATATACCGCAAAAATGATTTATCCACATACCGTTTATACATTCTTACCAAGCATAGCAAAATAA
- a CDS encoding HPP family protein: MGENKIKRSYRKTRYILYKETLINSKEIFWSFIGSFVGIGLIAFIQTQQFSGSDLVYLIGSFGASSVLVYGEVRSPFSQPRNLVGGHVVSAIIGVTVQQLAPDIIWITAPLAVSLSIICMQITKTLHPPGGATALIAVTGSTQMKEMGYWYVISPVLTGVIILLVVALIFNNLTSYRKYPSHNKYHNTYHKFRKRLSKKTTLDT, translated from the coding sequence ATGGGAGAAAACAAGATAAAGAGAAGCTATCGTAAAACGAGATACATTCTTTACAAAGAAACTTTAATCAACTCTAAAGAAATATTCTGGTCGTTTATAGGTTCTTTTGTTGGAATAGGATTAATTGCCTTTATACAAACACAACAATTTTCAGGTTCAGATTTAGTATATTTAATTGGATCATTTGGAGCTTCGAGTGTTTTAGTTTATGGAGAAGTTAGAAGTCCGTTTTCGCAACCTCGTAATCTTGTTGGAGGACATGTTGTTTCTGCGATTATAGGAGTTACAGTGCAACAACTAGCGCCAGATATTATCTGGATTACAGCACCTTTGGCAGTGTCGCTTTCTATTATTTGCATGCAAATAACCAAAACATTGCATCCACCAGGAGGAGCAACCGCACTTATAGCAGTAACAGGCTCTACCCAGATGAAAGAAATGGGATATTGGTATGTTATCTCACCAGTATTAACAGGAGTTATAATATTACTTGTCGTCGCCCTAATTTTTAATAATCTTACTTCATATCGTAAATATCCGAGTCATAACAAATACCATAATACCTACCATAAATTCAGAAAAAGGTTAAGTAAAAAAACAACTTTAGATACTTAA
- a CDS encoding LexA family protein, producing the protein MKLRSLNNDGTTLEFYIPDYSSKLEIPFFDVGISAGFPSPADDFIELTIDLNKEFVKNRDSTFFAKVKGHSMKDVGINDGDLLIIDKSLEPQNNKIAVCQVDGKFTVKRIKIEKDTVWLIAENDDYAPIRVTSENELLIWGIVIHSIKSF; encoded by the coding sequence ATGAAATTACGAAGTTTAAATAACGACGGTACGACCTTAGAATTTTACATTCCAGATTATTCCTCAAAATTAGAAATTCCTTTTTTTGATGTGGGAATTAGTGCTGGATTTCCATCACCTGCCGATGATTTTATTGAGTTAACAATAGATCTTAATAAAGAATTTGTTAAAAATAGAGATAGCACTTTTTTTGCAAAAGTAAAAGGGCATTCTATGAAAGATGTTGGAATAAATGATGGCGATTTGTTGATTATAGATAAAAGCCTAGAACCTCAAAACAATAAAATTGCAGTCTGCCAAGTTGATGGAAAATTTACAGTAAAACGTATCAAAATAGAAAAAGATACAGTTTGGCTTATTGCCGAGAATGATGATTATGCCCCCATAAGAGTAACCTCTGAAAATGAACTTCTAATCTGGGGAATTGTAATTCATTCGATAAAATCTTTTTAG
- a CDS encoding Y-family DNA polymerase translates to MFALVDCNNFYASCQRVFEPHLIGKPVVVLSNNDGCVIARSDEAKLAGVPMGAPAFKFEALFKEKNIFVYSSNYALYGDMSNRVMNLLRTYTPDIELYSIDEAFLKFTGFELFDFNAMGIDIRKKVTKGTGIPVSVGFAPTKALAKVANKIARKFAERTQNVYIIDTDEKRIKALKWTKIEDVWGIGRKHAKRLKEKNILTAYQFTQLSDAWVRKEMAVVGLRLKHDLEGKPTLDLEGPRSKKMISTTRSFETKYTTYDEISERVSTFTASCAEKLRRQNCHCNMVTVFIQTNYLANDQSQYSRSITINTDFPTNSTIELNQAAQKGLKEIYKAGYSYKKAGVVVMGLTPNNETQLNLFSTSNPKHQPLMSVIDKMNLSYGDNKVKFGVQSLGRQWKMKQERLSPKFSTKLKEVITIEV, encoded by the coding sequence ATGTTTGCTTTAGTAGATTGTAATAATTTTTATGCTTCTTGCCAAAGGGTATTTGAACCTCACTTGATAGGAAAACCAGTTGTTGTTCTATCTAATAATGATGGTTGTGTTATTGCGCGTTCTGATGAAGCTAAATTGGCAGGAGTCCCAATGGGAGCACCCGCATTTAAATTTGAAGCACTGTTTAAAGAGAAAAATATTTTTGTGTATTCTTCCAATTATGCATTGTATGGAGATATGAGTAATCGAGTAATGAATTTGCTTAGAACGTATACTCCCGATATCGAATTATATAGCATCGATGAAGCTTTCTTAAAATTTACTGGTTTTGAGTTATTCGATTTCAATGCAATGGGAATTGATATTCGAAAAAAAGTTACAAAAGGAACTGGAATCCCAGTAAGTGTAGGCTTTGCGCCAACAAAAGCTTTGGCAAAAGTAGCGAATAAAATTGCTAGAAAATTTGCCGAAAGAACTCAGAATGTTTACATAATCGATACGGACGAAAAAAGAATCAAAGCGCTAAAGTGGACAAAAATAGAAGATGTTTGGGGAATAGGGAGAAAGCATGCAAAACGTTTAAAAGAAAAAAACATCTTAACAGCGTATCAGTTTACACAACTGTCAGATGCTTGGGTGCGTAAAGAAATGGCAGTAGTTGGACTTCGGTTAAAACATGATTTAGAAGGGAAACCAACACTAGATTTAGAAGGACCTAGAAGTAAAAAGATGATATCGACTACTCGTTCATTTGAAACAAAATATACGACTTATGATGAAATTTCAGAAAGGGTAAGCACTTTTACTGCTTCATGTGCCGAGAAATTAAGACGGCAGAATTGTCATTGCAATATGGTCACAGTTTTTATTCAAACCAACTATTTAGCAAACGATCAATCGCAATATTCACGTAGTATTACCATAAATACAGATTTTCCCACCAACTCAACTATTGAACTGAATCAAGCTGCACAAAAAGGATTAAAAGAAATTTACAAAGCAGGATATTCATATAAAAAGGCAGGAGTCGTTGTTATGGGCTTAACGCCAAATAACGAAACGCAACTTAATTTATTCAGTACATCCAATCCAAAACACCAGCCCTTAATGAGTGTTATCGACAAAATGAATTTAAGCTACGGAGATAACAAAGTTAAATTTGGAGTGCAATCATTAGGCAGACAATGGAAGATGAAGCAAGAGCGATTATCTCCAAAATTTTCAACTAAACTTAAAGAAGTTATTACGATAGAAGTCTAA
- a CDS encoding DUF3347 domain-containing protein yields MKSIKILLIAVVVLLSITSCDAKIKNAKTETVKIFGNCEMCKKVIEKAGNVKNSAEVDWNEKTKMATLTYDATKTNKDEILKRIALAGYDSNEFLAPNDAYAKLPECCQYERNNKKMAMVLPAEKMNHDAHSNHKVSSSDVDKKDNVLNPVFDAYFGIKDALVKTDGATASAKAKILVTAINAVKMESLPMDVHMVWMKVLKNLKEDAQHIADTKDATHQRDHFGTLSKNIYALLKVSKTGETTYYQFCPMANNGKGANWLSKENTIKNPYYGSKMMSCGSTVETIK; encoded by the coding sequence ATGAAATCAATAAAAATTTTATTGATAGCAGTCGTTGTATTGCTATCAATTACTTCATGCGATGCAAAAATAAAAAATGCAAAAACGGAGACAGTAAAAATATTTGGCAACTGCGAAATGTGTAAAAAAGTAATTGAAAAAGCAGGAAACGTAAAAAATAGTGCTGAAGTAGATTGGAATGAAAAAACTAAAATGGCAACGCTTACTTACGATGCAACAAAAACAAATAAAGACGAGATCTTAAAACGTATTGCATTAGCGGGATATGATAGTAATGAGTTTCTAGCGCCAAATGATGCTTATGCAAAGCTTCCTGAATGTTGCCAATATGAGCGAAATAACAAAAAAATGGCAATGGTTCTTCCTGCGGAGAAAATGAATCATGATGCGCATTCAAATCATAAAGTATCTTCTTCGGATGTTGATAAGAAAGACAATGTTTTAAATCCTGTTTTTGATGCTTATTTCGGAATCAAAGATGCATTGGTTAAAACAGATGGAGCTACTGCTTCGGCGAAAGCCAAAATATTAGTAACCGCTATTAATGCAGTGAAAATGGAAAGTTTGCCAATGGATGTACATATGGTTTGGATGAAAGTTCTAAAAAACTTAAAAGAGGATGCACAACATATTGCTGATACAAAAGATGCGACGCACCAAAGGGACCATTTTGGAACATTATCTAAAAACATATATGCTTTATTAAAAGTTTCAAAAACAGGAGAGACAACCTATTATCAATTTTGTCCAATGGCAAATAATGGAAAAGGAGCCAACTGGTTGAGTAAAGAAAATACAATTAAAAACCCGTATTATGGTTCAAAAATGATGAGCTGTGGAAGTACTGTAGAAACGATTAAATAA
- a CDS encoding AraC family transcriptional regulator, whose amino-acid sequence MKLYIKNMVCSRCKMVVKSELEKLGLHPISVELGEVEIQEATIALIKEDLVNVLESLGFELIGDKKNKIIEKTKTLIIDLVHHKNNELTTNLSDYLASELQHDYNSLSNLFTEVEGTTIEKYFISQKIEKVKELLIYNEQSLSEIAFQLQYSSVAHLSNQFKKMTGFSPSYYKQQKDRKRKPIEDL is encoded by the coding sequence ATGAAGTTATACATTAAAAACATGGTTTGCAGTCGCTGTAAAATGGTAGTGAAGTCAGAGTTGGAAAAACTCGGGCTTCATCCTATTTCAGTTGAACTAGGAGAGGTAGAAATACAAGAAGCAACAATAGCTCTCATAAAAGAGGATTTGGTAAATGTTTTGGAGTCTCTAGGCTTTGAACTTATTGGGGATAAAAAAAATAAGATTATCGAGAAAACTAAAACCTTGATTATCGATTTGGTCCACCACAAAAACAATGAACTTACTACCAATTTATCTGATTATTTAGCAAGTGAATTGCAACACGATTATAATTCGTTAAGTAACCTTTTTACGGAAGTAGAAGGTACAACTATTGAAAAATATTTTATTTCTCAAAAAATAGAAAAGGTAAAAGAGCTACTCATATACAATGAGCAAAGCCTGAGTGAAATTGCTTTTCAGCTTCAATATAGTAGTGTAGCACATTTGAGTAATCAGTTTAAAAAGATGACAGGATTTTCTCCAAGTTATTACAAGCAACAAAAGGATAGAAAACGTAAGCCAATAGAGGATTTGTAA
- a CDS encoding heavy metal translocating P-type ATPase — MTHTYTITGMTCDGCRTKVEKALNSIEGVEANVSLDPPLATIAMEKHIPTEQFQEALTAVGKYTIEMTMNHGHKKPAAKSCCSTVAGHDHKKVAVPHNSAGGKYYCPMHCEGDKMYDKAGFCPVCGMDLIQELAPVQVQQYTCPMHPEVITNRPGSCPICGMDLVPMEPTDSKENKVYKELLQKMKVAILFTVPIFFIAMIEMAHNNPLLKIMDVGKWNLVQLLFSLPVMFYAGWMFFVRAWKSIVTWNLNMFTLIGIGTGVAFLFSIVGMFFPEVFPEEFKSDHGTIHLYFEAATVIITLVLLGQLLEARAHSQTSGAIKELLKLAPTEATLVVDGVDKVISIHDIKKGDLLRVKPGDKIPVDGKITDGESTIDESMITGEPIPVDKKVDDSVSSGTINGNKSFIMIAEKVGSETLLSQIIQMVNNASRSRAPIQKLADSIAKYFVPIVVIISVLTFFIWANFGPEPAMVYGFINAIAVLIIACPCALGLATPMSVMVGVGKGAQSGILIKNAEALENMDKVDVLITDKTGTITEGKPSVEKIVALEYSEQELLQYIASLNQYSEHPLAEAVVKFAKAKNISLTKVNDFENIAGKGVVGTVVDKKTALGNKKLMEQVGAVISDAIENRVITEQKFGKTVSYIAVDKSVVGFVTITDAIKATSAAAIKELMRQGVEVIMLTGDNVNTAQAVANELHLTSFQAGCLPEDKLKVIEKLQAEGKIVAMAGDGINDAPALAQSDIGIAMGTGTDVAIESAKITLVKGDLQGIVKAKNLSHAVMSNIKQNLFFAFIYNVLGVPVAAGVLYPFFGILLSPMIAALAMSFSSVSVIVNALRLRSLKL, encoded by the coding sequence ATGACTCATACTTATACAATAACAGGAATGACTTGTGATGGATGCCGTACTAAAGTAGAAAAAGCACTAAATTCGATTGAAGGAGTTGAAGCAAATGTTAGTTTAGATCCTCCGTTGGCAACTATTGCAATGGAAAAACATATTCCAACAGAGCAATTTCAAGAAGCGTTAACTGCTGTTGGAAAGTACACTATTGAAATGACAATGAATCATGGGCATAAAAAACCTGCTGCTAAATCATGTTGTAGTACTGTTGCTGGTCATGATCATAAAAAAGTAGCTGTACCACATAACAGTGCAGGAGGGAAATATTATTGTCCGATGCATTGTGAAGGGGATAAAATGTATGATAAGGCAGGATTTTGTCCAGTTTGCGGAATGGATTTAATTCAAGAGCTAGCTCCTGTTCAGGTACAACAATATACTTGTCCGATGCATCCAGAAGTGATAACCAATAGACCGGGTTCATGTCCGATTTGTGGAATGGATTTAGTACCAATGGAACCAACAGATTCAAAAGAGAATAAGGTGTATAAAGAGCTGTTGCAAAAAATGAAAGTAGCAATACTCTTTACCGTTCCTATCTTTTTTATTGCCATGATTGAGATGGCACATAATAATCCGTTGTTGAAAATAATGGATGTTGGGAAATGGAATTTAGTACAATTGTTGTTCTCACTTCCAGTTATGTTTTATGCAGGTTGGATGTTCTTTGTTCGCGCATGGAAATCAATAGTAACATGGAACTTAAATATGTTTACCCTTATCGGAATTGGTACAGGAGTGGCATTTTTATTTAGTATTGTTGGAATGTTTTTTCCAGAAGTGTTTCCCGAAGAGTTTAAATCAGATCACGGAACGATTCACCTTTATTTTGAAGCAGCAACAGTAATTATCACGCTCGTTTTATTAGGGCAATTGTTAGAGGCAAGAGCGCACAGTCAAACAAGTGGAGCGATAAAAGAATTATTAAAATTAGCTCCAACAGAAGCGACTTTAGTTGTTGATGGAGTTGACAAAGTGATTTCGATTCATGATATTAAAAAAGGAGATTTATTACGAGTAAAACCGGGAGACAAAATTCCTGTAGATGGAAAAATTACCGACGGAGAAAGTACGATAGATGAATCTATGATTACTGGCGAACCAATTCCAGTAGATAAAAAAGTGGATGATTCAGTTTCATCAGGAACTATAAATGGGAATAAATCATTTATTATGATTGCCGAAAAAGTAGGATCAGAAACCTTGCTTTCGCAAATTATACAAATGGTTAATAATGCTAGTCGATCAAGAGCTCCAATTCAGAAATTAGCGGATAGTATTGCAAAATATTTCGTTCCAATTGTTGTAATTATCTCTGTGCTTACTTTTTTCATTTGGGCAAATTTTGGTCCAGAACCAGCAATGGTTTACGGATTTATTAATGCTATTGCAGTATTGATAATTGCTTGTCCGTGTGCATTAGGTTTGGCAACGCCAATGTCTGTAATGGTAGGAGTTGGTAAAGGGGCTCAGTCAGGAATTTTGATAAAAAATGCCGAAGCTTTGGAGAATATGGATAAAGTAGATGTTCTAATTACTGATAAAACAGGAACAATTACAGAGGGGAAACCATCGGTAGAAAAAATTGTTGCATTAGAATATTCAGAGCAAGAATTGCTACAATATATTGCTTCTTTAAATCAGTATAGCGAACACCCTTTGGCGGAAGCCGTAGTGAAATTTGCTAAAGCTAAAAATATCTCTTTGACAAAAGTAAATGATTTTGAGAATATTGCTGGAAAAGGAGTTGTTGGTACTGTTGTCGATAAGAAAACAGCTTTAGGGAATAAAAAATTAATGGAGCAAGTAGGAGCAGTTATTTCTGATGCTATTGAAAATAGAGTTATTACGGAACAAAAATTTGGAAAAACAGTTTCTTATATCGCTGTAGATAAAAGTGTAGTAGGATTTGTAACAATAACAGATGCTATAAAAGCTACAAGTGCGGCTGCTATAAAAGAATTAATGCGTCAAGGAGTTGAAGTAATAATGCTAACAGGAGATAATGTAAATACAGCTCAAGCAGTTGCCAATGAGTTGCATTTAACCTCTTTTCAAGCAGGTTGTTTGCCAGAAGACAAATTAAAAGTAATTGAAAAATTGCAAGCCGAAGGAAAAATTGTGGCCATGGCAGGAGATGGTATAAATGATGCGCCAGCTTTAGCACAATCAGATATTGGAATTGCAATGGGAACAGGAACAGATGTTGCAATAGAAAGCGCTAAGATTACTTTGGTAAAAGGGGATTTACAAGGGATTGTAAAAGCAAAAAACCTGAGTCATGCTGTAATGTCAAACATCAAACAAAACCTATTTTTTGCTTTTATATACAACGTATTAGGAGTGCCAGTTGCGGCAGGAGTTTTATATCCGTTTTTTGGAATATTACTTTCTCCTATGATTGCTGCTTTGGCAATGAGTTTTAGTTCTGTATCTGTTATTGTGAATGCATTGCGATTGAGAAGCTTGAAACTTTAA
- a CDS encoding multicopper oxidase domain-containing protein — MKNYLILILLLFAISTTAQKIVRYDLYVKDTLVNFTGKSKRAIAVNGQIPMPTLTFTEGDIAEIHVHNQLKEGTSLHWHGIFLPNQEDGVPFLTQMPIAPGTTHVYKFPVIQNGTHWYHSHSGMQEQIGMYGSLIMKKKTDDPEFRKGIDDLPTVPVILSEWTDYNPDNVHRMLHNASDWFAIKKGTTQSYTEAIKAGHFKTKVNNEWKRMLAMDVSDVYYDAFLINGQKESEFPGPFKAGDKVRLRISNGGASSYFWLTYAGGKITVVANDGNDVVPVEVDRLIIGVSETYDVVVTIPGDDTAYEFLATPEDRTKSTSIYLGNGIKQLTSPLPKLNYFEGMKMMNGMMNMDGTMNEMGMGMSLQKMDMNAVMYPEITGGGSKEMKHTAAGPMKMEGDEKMDHSKHQMGSPTDIVTLNYSMLKSPTVTTLPKDAPVRELRFELTGNMNRYLWSMDNKVLSESDKILIKKGETLRIVLYNNSMMRHPMHLHGHDFRVLNGQGEYSPLKNVLDIMPMETDTIEFSANADGDWFFHCHILYHMMAGMNRVFSYENAAPNPLLPDKEWAYRELQKESNMSHIMAENDFATNGNDGRAMVQNARWSFGTEWRLGYNDKHGYETETHIGRYIGKNQWFMPFIGFDWRYRKFGHDEVEKNMFGQKNTKDNRSVLSIGADYTLPWLVIAQAEVFTDGKVRMQLSREDIPISPRIRMAFMVNTDKEYMGGLKYILTKNSGISTHYDSDMGWGFGLTLNY, encoded by the coding sequence ATGAAAAATTATTTAATACTTATACTATTGCTTTTTGCAATAAGTACAACCGCACAAAAAATAGTGCGGTATGATTTATATGTAAAAGATACGCTGGTAAATTTTACAGGAAAATCCAAAAGAGCAATTGCTGTTAATGGACAGATTCCAATGCCAACGCTCACTTTTACAGAGGGAGATATTGCCGAAATTCATGTGCATAATCAACTAAAGGAAGGGACATCTTTACATTGGCACGGTATATTTTTACCAAATCAAGAAGATGGAGTTCCTTTTCTTACTCAAATGCCAATTGCGCCCGGAACGACACATGTGTATAAATTCCCTGTTATACAAAACGGAACACATTGGTATCATAGCCATAGCGGGATGCAGGAGCAAATCGGAATGTATGGATCTTTAATAATGAAGAAAAAAACAGACGATCCAGAGTTTAGAAAAGGAATTGATGATTTGCCTACAGTTCCAGTTATTTTAAGCGAATGGACCGATTATAATCCTGATAATGTGCATCGAATGTTGCATAATGCATCGGATTGGTTTGCAATAAAAAAAGGAACAACCCAAAGTTATACCGAAGCTATAAAAGCAGGTCATTTTAAAACTAAAGTCAATAACGAATGGAAACGTATGTTGGCAATGGATGTAAGCGATGTGTATTATGATGCATTTTTAATTAATGGGCAAAAAGAAAGTGAATTTCCTGGGCCATTCAAAGCAGGGGATAAAGTTCGTTTGAGAATTTCTAATGGAGGAGCATCTTCTTATTTTTGGTTAACTTATGCTGGAGGAAAAATAACGGTCGTAGCCAATGACGGAAACGATGTCGTTCCTGTAGAAGTAGATAGACTAATTATTGGTGTATCTGAAACTTATGATGTTGTTGTCACAATTCCCGGAGATGATACTGCTTATGAATTTTTGGCAACACCTGAAGACCGAACAAAATCAACTTCTATTTATTTAGGAAATGGAATAAAACAATTAACCAGTCCATTGCCAAAACTTAATTATTTCGAAGGAATGAAAATGATGAATGGCATGATGAACATGGATGGAACCATGAACGAGATGGGAATGGGAATGAGTTTGCAAAAGATGGACATGAATGCTGTGATGTATCCTGAAATAACTGGAGGCGGATCTAAAGAAATGAAACATACTGCCGCTGGACCTATGAAAATGGAAGGTGATGAAAAAATGGATCATTCAAAACATCAAATGGGGAGTCCGACAGATATTGTAACCCTAAATTACAGTATGCTTAAATCACCAACCGTAACCACATTGCCAAAAGATGCTCCAGTTAGGGAATTACGTTTTGAATTAACGGGGAATATGAATCGGTATTTGTGGAGTATGGATAATAAAGTACTGTCAGAGTCAGATAAGATTTTAATAAAAAAAGGAGAGACTTTACGAATTGTACTGTATAATAATTCGATGATGCGACACCCAATGCATCTGCATGGTCATGATTTTAGAGTATTAAATGGTCAGGGAGAATATTCGCCACTAAAAAATGTTTTAGATATTATGCCAATGGAAACCGATACGATTGAGTTTAGTGCAAATGCCGATGGAGATTGGTTTTTTCATTGTCACATTTTGTATCATATGATGGCGGGAATGAACCGAGTTTTTAGTTATGAAAATGCAGCGCCAAATCCGTTATTGCCAGACAAAGAATGGGCGTATAGAGAATTGCAGAAGGAAAGCAATATGAGTCATATTATGGCTGAAAATGATTTTGCAACAAATGGGAATGACGGTAGAGCAATGGTTCAAAACGCACGTTGGAGCTTTGGTACCGAATGGAGATTAGGATACAATGACAAACATGGTTATGAAACCGAAACTCATATTGGACGTTATATTGGAAAAAACCAATGGTTCATGCCATTTATAGGATTTGATTGGCGCTATAGAAAGTTTGGACATGATGAGGTCGAAAAAAACATGTTCGGACAAAAGAATACCAAAGACAATCGTTCGGTATTAAGTATTGGTGCCGATTATACTTTGCCTTGGTTAGTTATAGCTCAAGCCGAAGTTTTTACAGACGGAAAAGTGAGAATGCAATTATCGAGAGAAGATATTCCAATTTCGCCAAGAATACGAATGGCTTTTATGGTCAATACAGACAAAGAATATATGGGAGGATTAAAATATATTCTAACCAAGAATTCAGGAATCTCCACACATTATGATAGTGATATGGGCTGGGGATTTGGTTTAACGCTTAATTATTAG
- a CDS encoding AMP-binding protein gives MSKITYKNVHNFFKLNGDHFNGEDLSQIAYSFVKEGQAYERAIGEFILDWFDNKSYIEITTSGTTGAPKVIKLQKQAMIESALATGDFFDLHPGNKALHCLPTQYIAGKMMIVRSLVLGLDVDFVAPSLHPLTNNNTKYDFVAMVPLQVQNSLTALKNVKKLIVGGAAMDATLIESVSKLKTKVYETYGMTETITHIAAKQVGEKAFTVLPHIKITQDDRNCLVINAPTISDETIVTNDIVEIVNDNQFVFLGRIDNVINSGGIKLIPEQIEEKLSGKINARYFVTGVPDTALGEKLVLVIEGEKQPIDDAIFDSLDKYQKPKEIIFVPQFKETENGKIMRKKSYLYKL, from the coding sequence ATGTCAAAAATAACATATAAAAACGTCCACAATTTCTTCAAATTAAATGGAGATCATTTTAATGGAGAAGACTTATCACAGATAGCGTATAGCTTCGTTAAAGAAGGTCAAGCCTATGAAAGAGCTATTGGAGAATTTATCCTAGATTGGTTTGATAATAAATCTTATATCGAGATAACAACTTCGGGAACTACTGGAGCTCCAAAAGTAATTAAACTTCAAAAACAAGCCATGATTGAGTCGGCTCTTGCTACGGGAGATTTCTTTGATTTACATCCTGGAAACAAAGCATTACATTGCTTACCTACTCAGTATATTGCTGGAAAAATGATGATCGTAAGAAGTTTAGTTCTAGGTTTAGATGTTGACTTTGTTGCGCCTAGTCTTCATCCGCTTACAAATAACAACACCAAATACGATTTTGTTGCAATGGTTCCTTTACAGGTTCAAAACTCTTTAACCGCTCTTAAAAATGTAAAAAAACTTATTGTAGGTGGCGCTGCAATGGATGCTACGCTCATAGAAAGTGTATCAAAACTAAAAACTAAAGTGTATGAAACTTACGGCATGACCGAAACTATTACACACATCGCAGCTAAACAAGTGGGTGAAAAAGCTTTTACGGTTTTACCTCATATAAAAATAACTCAAGACGACAGAAATTGCCTCGTTATTAATGCTCCAACTATTTCTGATGAAACGATCGTCACTAATGATATAGTAGAAATTGTAAACGATAACCAGTTTGTCTTTTTAGGAAGAATTGACAACGTTATTAATAGCGGAGGAATAAAATTGATTCCTGAGCAAATTGAAGAAAAGCTTTCTGGAAAAATTAATGCTCGCTATTTTGTTACTGGTGTTCCTGATACCGCTCTTGGCGAGAAATTAGTTTTGGTTATTGAAGGAGAAAAACAACCTATTGATGATGCTATTTTTGATAGTCTCGATAAATATCAAAAACCTAAAGAAATTATTTTTGTTCCTCAATTTAAAGAAACCGAGAACGGAAAAATTATGCGTAAGAAAAGCTATTTGTATAAGTTATAA